The following proteins are co-located in the Paenibacillus sp. FSL H8-0079 genome:
- a CDS encoding lactonase family protein, with protein MSESKRLLVLAGSYAETENEGIYAYELNEDTGSLSKLDGIAGVKNPTFVNVDAEGNKLYAIGETASAEGNKMSEAVALSIDPSTGKLTLLNRNNSISAPPCHIQRDPSGKYLILSSYHGGLVGLQALTDNGEVGALLDEKKHEGQGAHPERQDKPHVHSAFFSPDGKYMMVQDLGADKIAIYSIDADKNELVLHSETKTHAGAGPRHLAFHPNGQFAYVINEVDSSITSFQYDAAAGTLTELSTVSTLPDGYDGKENTTAEITVSNDGRYVYGSNRGHDSIVVFAVDADKGHLTLVEHVSAEGEHPRHFALTPNGKLLIAANRDTNNLVTFTVDQESGRLKYTGHSTGVSKPVCVKPVYL; from the coding sequence ATGAGTGAATCAAAACGCTTGCTCGTACTTGCTGGCTCTTATGCCGAAACGGAAAATGAGGGCATTTATGCATATGAATTGAATGAGGATACAGGCAGCTTGTCCAAGCTTGACGGCATCGCTGGTGTGAAAAACCCAACGTTTGTCAACGTGGATGCTGAGGGTAATAAACTGTATGCGATTGGTGAAACAGCGTCAGCTGAAGGCAATAAAATGTCTGAAGCTGTAGCTCTGAGCATTGATCCTTCTACAGGAAAATTAACGTTGCTGAACCGGAATAACTCCATTTCAGCTCCACCATGTCATATCCAGCGTGATCCTTCCGGAAAATACTTGATCCTTTCCAGCTACCACGGTGGTCTAGTAGGTCTGCAAGCCTTGACGGATAACGGTGAAGTTGGAGCGCTTCTGGACGAGAAGAAACATGAAGGACAAGGTGCGCATCCTGAACGTCAGGACAAGCCACATGTGCACTCCGCATTCTTCAGCCCGGATGGCAAATACATGATGGTACAGGATCTGGGTGCGGATAAAATCGCGATCTATTCCATTGATGCAGACAAGAATGAACTTGTACTGCACAGTGAAACCAAAACGCATGCGGGTGCAGGTCCACGTCACTTGGCGTTCCACCCGAATGGTCAATTCGCTTATGTCATCAACGAAGTGGATTCTTCGATTACTTCGTTCCAATATGATGCAGCAGCGGGTACACTGACTGAATTGTCTACCGTATCCACATTGCCTGATGGATATGATGGCAAAGAAAATACAACAGCGGAAATCACAGTTTCCAATGATGGACGTTATGTATATGGTTCTAACCGGGGACATGACAGCATCGTTGTATTTGCAGTAGATGCAGACAAAGGTCACCTGACACTGGTTGAGCATGTATCTGCTGAAGGCGAGCACCCGCGTCACTTTGCGCTGACACCTAACGGCAAATTGTTGATCGCAGCTAACCGTGATACCAACAACCTCGTGACATTCACGGTGGATCAGGAGAGCGGACGTCTGAAATACACAGGTCACAGCACAGGTGTATCCAAGCCGGTATGCGTGAAACCTGTATATCTGTGA
- a CDS encoding DUF2062 domain-containing protein, which yields MNTQKRKTNRWVRLTRAMKLNFLKLLRAPGGAHKVSTGFAIGFGLELIVISTASLIYLVFYPIVRLSGGSMPAAIVGNVIGKLTFLPIILMPLAKQIGSWILPAHSMGQGPVHESAFMELFRGNWSAVSELLLGGLDILAGMSVFGVILGVISYFVVKFFYVRALNRRYERRLEKRRQADLASVSPPVLIRKPSQS from the coding sequence ATGAACACACAGAAGCGCAAGACTAACCGCTGGGTACGTTTAACACGTGCTATGAAGCTGAATTTCCTTAAATTGTTACGTGCTCCCGGAGGTGCCCATAAAGTATCCACCGGATTTGCCATAGGGTTCGGACTGGAACTGATCGTCATCTCGACCGCATCCCTGATATATCTCGTATTCTACCCCATTGTGCGACTGTCTGGAGGTTCGATGCCAGCAGCAATTGTTGGTAACGTGATTGGAAAACTTACGTTTTTGCCTATCATTCTGATGCCGCTCGCCAAACAAATTGGCTCATGGATTCTTCCTGCTCACAGTATGGGACAAGGACCGGTACACGAGAGTGCATTCATGGAACTGTTTCGTGGAAACTGGTCGGCCGTGAGTGAACTGTTGCTTGGTGGATTGGATATCCTGGCAGGCATGTCTGTGTTTGGTGTCATTTTGGGTGTGATTTCGTACTTTGTCGTGAAATTCTTCTACGTCAGAGCACTCAACCGGCGTTATGAACGCCGGCTGGAGAAACGCCGACAAGCGGATCTAGCGTCGGTATCGCCTCCGGTATTAATCAGGAAGCCATCACAATCATAA
- a CDS encoding helix-turn-helix domain-containing protein, with amino-acid sequence MASEVKERINLKEINCEKELTLAVIGGKWKLIILWHLGLEGTKRFSELKRLIPHITQKMLTNQLRELEEDKLIERKVYAEVPPRVEYTLTDHGQSLMPVLHAMYNWGKNYGENVIWKES; translated from the coding sequence ATGGCATCCGAAGTGAAGGAACGGATTAATCTGAAAGAAATCAACTGTGAGAAGGAATTGACCCTTGCGGTGATCGGTGGCAAATGGAAACTGATTATTTTGTGGCATTTGGGTCTGGAAGGCACCAAACGTTTCAGTGAGCTGAAACGCCTAATCCCTCATATCACCCAGAAGATGCTGACCAACCAGCTACGTGAGCTGGAGGAAGACAAGCTGATTGAGCGCAAGGTGTATGCAGAAGTCCCTCCTCGGGTGGAATATACGTTGACAGATCACGGTCAAAGCCTGATGCCCGTCCTGCACGCGATGTATAACTGGGGTAAAAACTATGGTGAAAATGTAATCTGGAAAGAAAGCTAA
- a CDS encoding stalk domain-containing protein gives MIRNLKKVTVSFMMLVVLCCSLAVATSAESKTELPQLSKLPMETGGWSKFAVSPNGKLLFSGGGEKAYLWYLDSGRNKEITEIGVYSNGNGFLIIGDAAFSPDGKLLAVSISKDSSDSDQWVVLIDSESGSVVDKINISTGWAVNSIQFSNDGKVLIFGALWDRIGVINVASHEELYSIPKEEYIDIIRTNPKRNEFAVNSAYKSDDSVGAVQIRNTSTGEIIKSLGDSLPLDKSRVLDMKYSPNGRYFLVSLKDNLGTYVFDAEQSYRQVAVLKHYGSISFSKDSNLAIIGNYAYLAADNFINFYKLKVKDSDENLNPELTFLTADGKYLISQFESYNPSGLVILDASKVSMHLTGIRIEPESIAVGVNDSQDLKVKGIYSDGTVKNLDIEAIKWTVKEFYKAEIRGSILYGLGSGATELTAEYGGYKTTVPVIVAEYPSRLKATVTGAQVKMTWAGISSSDNFVGYNLYRRTTNGTYGDVPLTDFPLKTTSYIDANIDSSQQYYYVVRAVYSDNMESRASNEVSSTLGQKRIVLQVGNPKMKVNDESKEIDPGKGVTPVMYKGRLVLPVRSLIEELGGKLVLQSDDKKITIDLNSKKIELWIGKNVAVVNGSEKTLDVAPVVINGRTMLPLRFIGENLGVHITWDGTNQSVEVVM, from the coding sequence GTGATAAGAAATCTTAAAAAAGTAACAGTAAGTTTTATGATGCTAGTTGTTTTGTGTTGTTCGTTAGCAGTAGCTACTTCTGCTGAAAGCAAAACTGAACTACCACAATTAAGTAAGTTACCAATGGAGACGGGTGGCTGGTCGAAGTTTGCGGTAAGTCCTAATGGGAAATTGTTGTTTAGTGGAGGCGGAGAAAAGGCGTATCTTTGGTATCTGGATAGTGGTAGGAATAAAGAAATTACAGAAATAGGTGTATATTCCAATGGTAACGGATTTCTTATCATTGGGGATGCAGCGTTTAGTCCAGATGGAAAACTACTGGCGGTTTCTATTTCCAAGGATTCATCTGACTCAGATCAGTGGGTGGTGTTAATAGATAGTGAATCCGGTAGTGTAGTGGATAAAATTAATATTTCGACTGGTTGGGCTGTCAATTCCATTCAGTTTTCTAATGATGGGAAGGTTCTCATATTCGGAGCGCTGTGGGATCGGATAGGTGTAATAAATGTAGCATCACATGAGGAACTGTACAGCATTCCGAAAGAAGAATACATAGATATCATACGAACAAATCCAAAACGAAACGAGTTTGCGGTAAACAGTGCGTATAAAAGTGATGATAGTGTGGGTGCTGTGCAAATCAGAAATACAAGTACAGGAGAAATTATTAAATCTTTGGGTGATTCACTTCCTCTTGATAAAAGTAGAGTTCTTGATATGAAGTACTCTCCGAATGGAAGGTACTTCCTTGTCTCATTAAAAGACAATCTTGGAACTTACGTCTTTGATGCAGAACAATCATATAGACAAGTTGCTGTACTGAAACACTATGGGAGCATTTCCTTCAGCAAAGATAGTAATCTAGCTATCATTGGAAACTATGCTTATTTAGCTGCTGATAATTTTATAAATTTTTACAAATTGAAAGTGAAAGATTCTGATGAGAATCTCAATCCCGAATTAACATTTTTGACTGCTGATGGAAAGTACTTGATTAGTCAATTTGAGTCTTATAACCCTAGCGGTTTGGTTATTCTTGACGCTTCTAAGGTATCTATGCATCTGACGGGAATTCGAATTGAACCAGAATCAATAGCGGTTGGTGTCAACGATTCGCAAGATTTGAAAGTAAAAGGAATCTATTCGGATGGGACAGTTAAAAATCTTGATATCGAAGCGATTAAATGGACAGTGAAAGAGTTCTACAAGGCAGAGATTAGAGGAAGTATTTTGTATGGTTTGGGGAGTGGAGCTACGGAACTAACTGCAGAATACGGGGGATATAAAACTACAGTACCGGTAATTGTTGCCGAGTATCCGTCCCGGTTAAAGGCTACTGTAACTGGAGCACAAGTAAAAATGACGTGGGCCGGGATTAGTAGTTCAGATAATTTTGTTGGTTATAACCTTTACAGACGTACGACGAATGGAACTTACGGAGATGTCCCATTAACTGATTTTCCATTGAAGACGACTAGCTATATTGATGCGAATATTGATAGCAGTCAACAATATTACTACGTTGTCAGGGCGGTTTATTCCGACAATATGGAATCTCGTGCATCTAATGAGGTTTCTTCAACGTTGGGACAAAAAAGAATAGTTTTGCAGGTGGGAAATCCGAAAATGAAAGTAAATGACGAAAGCAAGGAGATTGATCCAGGCAAAGGGGTAACACCTGTCATGTATAAAGGCAGATTAGTGTTGCCTGTACGATCACTCATAGAAGAATTAGGCGGAAAATTAGTACTTCAAAGCGACGACAAGAAAATAACTATTGATCTGAATAGTAAGAAAATCGAATTGTGGATAGGTAAAAATGTAGCAGTCGTTAATGGTAGCGAGAAGACACTTGATGTTGCTCCAGTTGTAATTAATGGACGTACAATGCTGCCGCTTCGATTTATAGGCGAGAACCTTGGAGTTCATATAACATGGGATGGAACTAATCAATCGGTTGAAGTAGTTATGTAA
- a CDS encoding SOS response-associated peptidase — MCNRFSLAADLDEVRDHFKVQRVMYYYKNRYNISPTQHTPIILHQDGERVLDEFRWGFIPFWGRDAVNANLMTVHENPSYYKLVETKRCVIPCNGLYYWRQEGKKSYAVRVVMPDRGLFGIAGLYEVWKDTRKEPLRTCTMLMTGANMVTREFGSKMPAILSEEEINTWLDPANTRVTQLLPLIKSYNSTEMNLYPVTPMVANDEHDCFECVEEMDQKLAYIRSF; from the coding sequence ATGTGCAACCGTTTTTCATTGGCAGCCGATCTGGACGAAGTCAGAGATCATTTCAAAGTTCAGCGAGTGATGTATTATTACAAAAACCGATACAATATCAGTCCAACCCAGCATACGCCGATTATTTTGCATCAGGATGGTGAGCGTGTATTGGATGAGTTCCGGTGGGGGTTCATACCATTCTGGGGCCGCGATGCGGTTAACGCGAATCTCATGACTGTGCATGAGAATCCTTCCTATTACAAACTGGTAGAGACCAAGCGCTGCGTCATTCCTTGCAACGGATTGTATTACTGGCGGCAAGAGGGCAAGAAAAGTTATGCGGTTCGTGTTGTCATGCCGGATCGTGGCCTGTTTGGCATTGCTGGTTTATACGAAGTATGGAAAGACACACGGAAAGAGCCGCTTCGGACCTGCACGATGCTTATGACAGGGGCGAACATGGTTACCCGCGAGTTTGGTAGCAAAATGCCAGCCATTCTCTCCGAAGAAGAGATCAACACCTGGCTTGATCCTGCCAATACACGAGTGACTCAGCTGCTTCCGCTGATCAAATCCTATAACAGTACAGAAATGAATCTGTATCCGGTAACACCGATGGTTGCCAATGACGAACACGACTGTTTCGAATGTGTGGAAGAGATGGATCAGAAGCTGGCTTACATTCGGAGTTTCTGA
- a CDS encoding DeoR/GlpR family DNA-binding transcription regulator, whose product MLVAERYEKIVEWVDTQGSMRVTELSERCGVTEETIRRDLDKLEQAGRLRRSHGGAVSVKYKEELQSEIPYPERAVAHAEEKRRIASEAVKMVESGDRIALDASTTAWYMAAGLPNIPLTVLTNSIKVAAELSNKEQIRVIATGGQLASKSLSFVGPLAERSLDAYHVDKVFLSCKGVHLTKGISESNELQALVKQKMIHIADEVILLADSSKFNIQAFTRVAEMSSVGKVITDQGVDEEQVSALIEQNITCIRV is encoded by the coding sequence ATGCTCGTAGCTGAACGGTATGAGAAAATAGTGGAATGGGTGGATACGCAAGGCAGCATGCGTGTGACTGAACTTAGTGAGCGCTGCGGGGTGACGGAGGAGACGATTCGTCGTGATCTGGACAAGCTCGAACAGGCGGGCAGGCTCAGGCGGTCCCATGGCGGGGCGGTTAGCGTGAAATACAAGGAAGAGTTACAGTCGGAGATTCCGTATCCGGAACGGGCTGTAGCTCATGCAGAAGAGAAGCGCAGAATTGCCAGCGAAGCGGTGAAAATGGTGGAATCAGGCGACCGGATCGCCCTGGATGCAAGTACAACGGCGTGGTATATGGCGGCAGGATTGCCGAATATTCCACTGACGGTATTAACCAACTCGATTAAGGTTGCTGCAGAGCTGAGTAACAAGGAGCAGATTCGTGTGATTGCCACAGGTGGGCAATTGGCTTCGAAGTCACTGTCTTTTGTAGGGCCACTGGCGGAACGTTCGCTGGATGCTTACCATGTGGATAAAGTGTTTTTGTCTTGCAAAGGTGTGCATCTGACCAAAGGCATTAGTGAATCCAATGAATTACAGGCCTTGGTGAAGCAAAAGATGATTCATATTGCAGATGAGGTCATTTTACTTGCCGATTCCAGCAAGTTTAACATACAGGCATTTACCAGAGTTGCTGAGATGAGCAGTGTGGGGAAAGTGATTACAGATCAGGGTGTAGACGAAGAACAAGTCAGCGCATTGATCGAACAAAATATTACGTGTATACGTGTGTAA
- a CDS encoding OsmC family protein — MKHPFHLKAVWNGGRNSEGTIDAGGLKTVISIPQEMGGPGTGTNPDEMLLGAASTCYLITLAAMLERSDITPDELTLESEATVDVTNNVFTYERIVHRPRIVLSEDASEADLTKAERLAHKAESSCMISRAVAGNVEMETQPVIVITGANAV, encoded by the coding sequence ATGAAACATCCTTTTCATCTGAAAGCGGTATGGAATGGTGGACGTAACAGTGAGGGAACCATTGATGCAGGTGGATTAAAAACAGTCATATCGATTCCGCAGGAGATGGGCGGACCCGGTACGGGAACCAACCCGGACGAGATGCTGTTGGGTGCAGCCTCCACCTGTTACCTGATCACGCTGGCAGCGATGCTGGAGCGTTCGGATATTACGCCGGATGAGTTGACGCTGGAGTCGGAAGCAACGGTCGATGTTACGAATAACGTGTTTACGTACGAACGGATCGTACATAGACCCCGGATTGTGCTCAGTGAAGATGCCTCCGAGGCGGATCTAACCAAAGCCGAGCGCTTAGCGCACAAGGCTGAATCATCCTGCATGATCTCCCGAGCGGTGGCAGGTAATGTCGAGATGGAGACACAGCCAGTCATTGTTATCACTGGAGCTAACGCGGTGTGA
- the hxlB gene encoding 6-phospho-3-hexuloisomerase, with product MSKTQYAADILKELERTLSQIDDAEMQAMAEHILAAEQIFVAGAGRSGLMGKAFAMRLMQMGLRVYVVGETVTPGISSKDFLLLCSGSGETGSLVAMAQKASSAGAPVGLITIKPESTIGQLATTVVRLPASAKEDTATSGANVTIQPMGSLFEQGLLIGMDALILTMMEMKGMTGADMFGRHANLE from the coding sequence ATGAGCAAAACACAGTACGCAGCTGACATCTTGAAGGAGCTGGAACGTACGCTAAGCCAGATCGATGATGCAGAGATGCAAGCGATGGCTGAACATATTCTGGCTGCGGAACAGATTTTTGTGGCTGGAGCAGGTCGGTCAGGTCTTATGGGAAAGGCTTTTGCCATGAGATTGATGCAGATGGGGCTTCGTGTATATGTGGTGGGTGAGACCGTTACACCTGGGATCAGCTCGAAGGACTTTCTCTTGTTATGCTCAGGCTCAGGAGAAACAGGCAGTCTGGTAGCGATGGCTCAGAAAGCTAGTTCGGCAGGTGCACCTGTCGGTCTGATTACGATCAAGCCAGAGTCTACGATTGGGCAATTGGCGACTACGGTTGTGCGTCTTCCGGCTTCAGCCAAAGAGGACACAGCAACTTCCGGAGCGAATGTAACCATTCAACCGATGGGCTCGTTGTTCGAACAAGGACTGTTGATTGGCATGGATGCTCTCATCCTTACGATGATGGAAATGAAGGGGATGACCGGAGCGGATATGTTTGGCCGCCACGCGAACCTGGAATAG
- a CDS encoding NADH-dependent flavin oxidoreductase: MNPKFNQMFEQVSLPTGITLKNRIVLAPMTHMSSNADGTISDAELAYYARRTGGAGMSITAVGHVTETGIGFPAQFGVYDDRFIPGLKKLADTIKQQGSVAVLQIFHAGRLTPEQAVPAGQVVAPSAVASERPGSPEPRELTDAEITSIIKDFGEATRRAIEAGFDGVEIHGANGYLIQQFFSPHSNRREDRWGGSAEKRLTFPLAVVDEIQKVVAEHTKLPFIIGYRFSPEEPETPGLTMEETYLLVDALKDKNLDYLHVSVNEFWSKPRRGEADTRSRMEFILDRVNGKLPVIGVGAIHTAAEAAEALQTGVPLLAIGRELIIEPDWVEKIESGREEDIETILTKSDQERLVIPDGLWNAIIHTPGWFPMAEDK, translated from the coding sequence ATGAATCCAAAGTTTAACCAGATGTTCGAACAAGTTTCACTACCGACTGGCATTACACTGAAAAACCGTATCGTGCTTGCTCCGATGACTCATATGTCCTCTAATGCAGATGGTACGATATCCGATGCTGAACTTGCTTATTATGCACGTCGCACCGGTGGTGCTGGTATGTCGATTACGGCTGTAGGGCATGTAACAGAGACTGGGATTGGTTTCCCGGCTCAGTTTGGCGTTTATGATGACCGCTTCATACCTGGTCTGAAGAAACTGGCTGATACCATTAAACAACAGGGCTCCGTAGCCGTATTGCAAATTTTCCATGCGGGCCGTCTGACACCAGAACAAGCCGTACCTGCGGGTCAAGTGGTTGCTCCTAGTGCAGTTGCGAGTGAGCGTCCGGGATCTCCTGAACCAAGAGAGTTGACCGATGCCGAGATTACTTCCATTATCAAAGACTTTGGTGAAGCGACACGTCGTGCAATCGAAGCCGGCTTTGATGGTGTTGAGATTCACGGTGCGAACGGTTATCTGATTCAGCAATTCTTCTCCCCGCATTCCAACCGACGTGAAGATCGTTGGGGCGGAAGTGCCGAGAAACGTCTGACATTCCCGCTTGCTGTAGTGGACGAAATTCAGAAAGTTGTTGCCGAACATACGAAACTGCCGTTCATCATTGGCTATCGCTTCTCCCCGGAAGAACCGGAAACACCGGGACTCACGATGGAAGAAACGTACCTACTAGTGGATGCGCTGAAAGATAAAAACCTGGATTACCTTCATGTATCTGTGAACGAGTTCTGGTCCAAACCAAGACGTGGCGAAGCAGATACGCGTTCAAGAATGGAATTCATCCTGGATCGTGTGAACGGCAAATTGCCTGTGATCGGTGTGGGTGCGATTCATACGGCTGCTGAGGCTGCTGAAGCGCTTCAAACGGGAGTGCCATTGCTTGCCATTGGACGTGAGCTGATTATCGAACCGGATTGGGTCGAGAAAATCGAGAGCGGACGGGAAGAAGATATTGAGACGATTCTGACCAAATCCGATCAGGAACGTCTGGTTATCCCTGACGGATTGTGGAATGCAATCATCCACACACCGGGCTGGTTCCCTATGGCAGAAGATAAATAA
- a CDS encoding AEC family transporter gives MLHSFLLTLYHVFLPISLPVIGGILLKHFKNWDTRSLSTFSLYILSPALIFNTLLHAEITWTDVTSTFWFSIINLIALWALAELLSRVFRLGASEKAGLTLVSTFTNCVNYGLPLVLLAFGQLGLDKASVYVIGQMIIVNTVGIFFAARSQFTVKDAILSVFRMPSIYAAGIAITLRASNLSLPDALDGGISMLAAGYSPVVLAILGAQMLRPKGATVPWLPNVRRAFWTGLVVRLAAAPILSWLILTALQVEGTLFSVLLILASMPTAVNAVILAEQFNASPQFVSRCILWTTAASMLMLPIMIVMAS, from the coding sequence TTGCTTCACTCATTTTTACTTACGTTATACCATGTATTCCTGCCGATATCACTTCCCGTGATTGGAGGAATTCTGTTAAAACACTTCAAGAACTGGGATACCCGGTCACTCTCGACCTTTTCCCTTTATATTTTGAGCCCTGCGCTCATCTTCAATACATTACTGCATGCGGAGATTACCTGGACGGACGTCACCAGCACGTTCTGGTTCTCCATCATTAATCTGATTGCCCTCTGGGCACTCGCCGAGCTGTTAAGCCGGGTTTTCCGTCTGGGTGCAAGCGAAAAAGCGGGTCTCACCCTCGTGTCCACGTTTACGAACTGCGTGAATTACGGGCTCCCGCTTGTACTGCTTGCCTTTGGTCAACTTGGACTGGACAAGGCTTCCGTCTATGTCATTGGACAGATGATCATTGTCAATACAGTAGGTATCTTTTTTGCCGCAAGATCCCAATTCACGGTAAAAGATGCAATTCTGTCCGTTTTCCGCATGCCCTCCATCTATGCTGCTGGCATCGCCATTACGCTACGTGCGTCCAATCTCAGCCTGCCTGACGCACTCGATGGAGGCATCTCCATGCTGGCCGCAGGTTACTCTCCTGTCGTTCTCGCCATTCTGGGAGCACAGATGCTCAGACCAAAAGGTGCAACGGTGCCTTGGCTGCCCAATGTACGCCGAGCCTTCTGGACCGGACTTGTGGTCCGTCTCGCAGCTGCACCCATCCTATCCTGGCTGATTCTGACCGCGCTTCAGGTCGAGGGTACGTTGTTCAGTGTGCTGCTGATCCTCGCATCGATGCCGACCGCAGTGAACGCCGTTATTTTGGCTGAACAGTTCAATGCTTCTCCGCAATTTGTATCCCGTTGCATCCTGTGGACAACCGCTGCATCCATGTTGATGCTGCCGATTATGATTGTGATGGCTTCCTGA
- the hxlA gene encoding 3-hexulose-6-phosphate synthase, translating to MKLQLALDLVNIPDGIALVKEVEQYIDIVEIGTPIVINEGLHAVKAMKEAFPNLQVLADLKIMDAGGYEIMKAAEAGADLITVLGATNDSTIKGAVAEAKKQNKQVLVDMINVPNLEQRAREIDALGVDYICVHTGYDLQAEGQSPFEDLQTIKAAVKNAKTAVAGGIKLETLPEVIKAQPDLVIVGGGITGQADKAAVAAEMQRLVKQG from the coding sequence ATGAAATTGCAATTGGCGCTCGACTTGGTAAATATCCCTGATGGTATCGCACTGGTTAAAGAGGTTGAACAATATATTGATATCGTTGAGATTGGTACACCAATCGTTATTAATGAAGGTTTGCACGCGGTAAAAGCGATGAAAGAAGCATTCCCTAATCTGCAAGTTCTTGCAGACCTTAAAATCATGGACGCTGGTGGTTATGAAATCATGAAAGCAGCTGAAGCTGGTGCGGATCTGATCACTGTGCTTGGGGCAACCAATGACAGTACGATCAAAGGTGCAGTAGCAGAAGCGAAGAAACAAAACAAACAAGTTCTTGTGGACATGATCAACGTGCCTAACCTTGAACAACGTGCTCGTGAAATTGATGCGCTTGGCGTAGATTACATCTGTGTACACACAGGTTATGATCTGCAAGCTGAAGGACAAAGCCCGTTCGAAGATCTGCAAACGATCAAAGCCGCTGTGAAAAACGCTAAAACGGCTGTTGCTGGTGGAATCAAGCTGGAAACATTGCCAGAAGTAATCAAAGCACAACCGGATCTGGTTATTGTAGGCGGCGGTATCACAGGACAAGCAGACAAAGCGGCAGTTGCAGCTGAAATGCAACGTCTCGTTAAACAAGGGTAA